In Lysinibacillus sp. 2017, the DNA window GTGGAGAGAATTATCAAGTAGAGGGGGAAGATTATAACAAAATTTTAACTCCGTTATTTAATGATGAGGAAGTGGTACTTACTGGTGAAAAATTCATTGAACGTATAACTACTACGAAGCATTATGTAATAACGGCAGATTTCAAAGCCTTTCCTACAAAAGAAGATATAGTGAAAATATTGGATTATCAAGATTTTGAGAATAGTTCTTGTCAATTGGCTATTATAATTTTGGATACAGGTTATGTCTCAGTTTATCTAAAAGATGAGCCAATAATTAAGGGATTTATGGAGAAAGCAAAGAAAAATGGTTTTTCCAATATAAACATAATAGTTGCAGATAGCTCAAATCCTAATCCTTCTTTGACAACATAAGTTTCGCAACTACATAGAATTTCATGCACCAGGCATACAAAAAATTCTCAACAATGATTGAAATAAATACAAAGAGATTAACAATAATCCCGTTGACTATAGAACACTTGAAATTACTAATTAATAATCCTAGGGAATTGGAATTGAAACTAGCTTTAATCGAATCCTTTAGTGACCTTAGTTCTGAACTTAAAAATGCGATGGAAGTAAGACGCTCTAGGGCATTAGTTGATGAACTAAACTATATATGGTATACCAATTGGATAATTGTTTCGAAAGATAAAAATCATCATATAGGTGGAATAATGTTAAAAGGTCTTCCAAATAAAGATGGTGAAGTAGTGATTGGCTATTATACGCTTACTGAATATCAGGGGAATGGCTATATGACTGAAGCTGTAAGTAATTTAAAAGGCTGGTTATTAAGTCAGCCTAATGTTAGGTTCGTTATTGCCGATACAGAAAAGGATAATATTGCTTCTCATAGGGTATTAGAAAAAGCAGGAGCAAACATATATAAAGAAACAGAAGAATTATACTTTTGGAGATTTTCCTAAGTTCCTAGATCCACAAACAAAAAAAGCTGCTTCGAGAGTCGGGAAAACTCCGATTTTCGAGCAGCTTTTTGTTTTGTAATCGAATCGTATTAATCCATTATAATTTTTAAAATCGATCAATACTTTTAATTTTCATGTACCGGGTGGACAAGTAATTCGCTTCGCTGACCAATCGTAGCCCAACCCGTTAAAAAATTCTTCATATCTCCTATGAAAATCTAGGTACGTAAAATTGAATGGATTTTTATCACATACAAAGGTACTGTTATAAGTAAGTTAATTGAATCAGGAGTTGTTTAAAATGGAAAATGAATTTATTGTATCTTCCTTTCGAAAAGATGCTAATAAAAATTCCTCAAAAATTTTAAAGGCAGCCATTCAGGTCTTTAGTGAACAAGGCAATGATGGGTCTATTGACGAAATTGCAAAGCTAGCTGGGGTTGGCGTTGGAACGGTGTATAGAAGATTTATCAGTAAAGAACAGCTTGCCAAAGCGGTAGCAACAATCATTATTCATGAAGTATATGAAGAACAAGAAATTATAAAAGTAGCTGATATATCTGCAGATGAAAAAATTAGAAAGCTATTCGGTTGCTATGCAAATATTAGTATTAAATACGGGAAAATACATCAAATGATTGTCGATATTTTGGTAGCTGAAGATGGCCAAGACGAATTTAGTAGCATGTTTTTAAAGAGCTTAAGTAATATATTTACCGATATTATAAAATTAGGTCAAAAACAAGGCATTTTTAGAGAAGGCGATTTACGTATTTATCATATATTTTTAGAAAATATTGTCACGCCAAAAGTAGTGAACGATCTTTCGAAAATCATGCCATTAACGCATACGGCAGATTTATTAACAGACCTTGCTTTAAATGGGATATTAATTAGAAAATGAATCTAAATAAAAAGCAATGAACTGAGATTTTATGTTCATTGCTTTTTTATTTTGACAATTAAAGTTTATTATATTAGTATAAAGATGAAGCGGAATTCCGATTCCTCTTTTATATATAATTATACATTGGGGGTATATAGAATGAGAGATTTTGAGGGTAAAGTTGTTCTAATTACAGGGGGTGCGACAGGTATTGGTCGCGCAACAGCAATTAAATTTGCTGAGCAAGGTGCCAAAGTTGTTGTTGCAGACGTGGATGCACGCGCTGAAGAAACAGTTGAACTAATTAAACAAACTGGCGCAGAAGCAGCATTTATTAAAACAGATGTTACGAAAGCGAAAGATACAGAAGCTATGGTTAAATTTGCTGTAGATACATTCGGTGGATTAGATGTGGCATTCAATAACGCGGGCGTTTTACGTACAGGGTTCTTAACTGAAACAGCTGAAGAAGATTTCGATTTAATGATCGCTGTAGACTTAAAAGGTGTTTGGCTATCAATGAAATATGAATTATTACATATGAAAAATAATGGTGGCGTTATTGTGAATACAGCTTCTGAAGCTGGATTAGTCGGTACTCCCGCAGCTAGCGCATATG includes these proteins:
- a CDS encoding DUF2691 family protein; the protein is MKKIGINFFVNDTIHTDFLLSDILLNMIDLSWYWVRGGGENYQVEGEDYNKILTPLFNDEEVVLTGEKFIERITTTKHYVITADFKAFPTKEDIVKILDYQDFENSSCQLAIIILDTGYVSVYLKDEPIIKGFMEKAKKNGFSNINIIVADSSNPNPSLTT
- a CDS encoding SDR family NAD(P)-dependent oxidoreductase; the encoded protein is MRDFEGKVVLITGGATGIGRATAIKFAEQGAKVVVADVDARAEETVELIKQTGAEAAFIKTDVTKAKDTEAMVKFAVDTFGGLDVAFNNAGVLRTGFLTETAEEDFDLMIAVDLKGVWLSMKYELLHMKNNGGVIVNTASEAGLVGTPAASAYVAAKHGVIGLTKTAAGEYANMNIRINAIAPGAIATPMVMDLPEEERQVLIEPQPMNRFGQPEEVADSVLWLASHKSSFVTGTTLSIDGGATSNAQSFSLELSPKSI
- a CDS encoding TetR/AcrR family transcriptional regulator; the protein is MENEFIVSSFRKDANKNSSKILKAAIQVFSEQGNDGSIDEIAKLAGVGVGTVYRRFISKEQLAKAVATIIIHEVYEEQEIIKVADISADEKIRKLFGCYANISIKYGKIHQMIVDILVAEDGQDEFSSMFLKSLSNIFTDIIKLGQKQGIFREGDLRIYHIFLENIVTPKVVNDLSKIMPLTHTADLLTDLALNGILIRK
- a CDS encoding GNAT family N-acetyltransferase; amino-acid sequence: MIEINTKRLTIIPLTIEHLKLLINNPRELELKLALIESFSDLSSELKNAMEVRRSRALVDELNYIWYTNWIIVSKDKNHHIGGIMLKGLPNKDGEVVIGYYTLTEYQGNGYMTEAVSNLKGWLLSQPNVRFVIADTEKDNIASHRVLEKAGANIYKETEELYFWRFS